Proteins encoded together in one Acipenser ruthenus chromosome 22, fAciRut3.2 maternal haplotype, whole genome shotgun sequence window:
- the LOC117964562 gene encoding cadherin-related family member 2-like isoform X1 has translation MRSTALLVLLLPCFFGTVSGNFAPAFCANMTYIELREDLNISQHAFWICAVDYENEALKYSMTGQNANFFNVAEETGEVKIKSPLDREIQARFTVMLGVKDSTNDIVTKSITIILVDANDNRPIFINAPYNEDVNENVAEGTVLFQVTATDADENSFVTYSIDEVVPDNAENHDLFVIERNGDLKLNGTLNYNDKSTYYQLKIKATDNGGLLYGHFVYQSSLAYGFINVKDAPDRNPVFLNTPYQTSVEENTPVGQSVFTVKAIDGDKGINDLIFYSIDASNVDGKFAINTLTGQISVNETIDREQLLEINAEVELVVTATEKENNIDGQPAKTSTTVTIRITDLNDNKPEFYNCMGECDYNSDKQDSFTGYIEEHSSTGVSVANLTIVARDPDEGTNARFVLTLQGPDAKAFSVAPKNVLGSSQVQIQVLIPNDVDYEKQHTMSVEIVANDTGRGADCCSTASVTIHLIDMNDNRPTFQNETYQLQVKEESAAGTVIATITASDPDTEDKDKITYRLLPDSILEFFAVGEKTGVITVKTSGNLDRETRLVYFATLQATDTANNIGTTVLEINLLDINDQTPKMVRDSYMVFVKEGPDGKLDLTIEAFDNDEPGTNNSVVRYKIEDSEFSNNFIIDEETGVVTINGTLDREAIEPLLNGKIQLTVTAYDWGHPILSSSVNVTINVEDINDNNPVFTQTVYQDSVRESDKGAYVGFVQATDQDQTEIHNRISYRITDGSFGNFIIRTFQSNEGYRGNVTVDPDIELDYEKNKKFTLIIEASDLGQNSATTTMEVTVLDVNDERPTLDVQSLTDVNVKENRSTSGVVRNITGTDADTNHSLVYELLEVTCECNKDVPESECLDWFWLSPDGSVTVNDSSEIDYEACHYVKMEVQVVDTFTEKGQNHSTSGILIINIVDINDNPPEFISNEKLFVVVPEVDGKDTEVATVSASDRDSGQNKVITFAVQQVEFITSDGSTTTLSGIFKVETTVENGFYKGIIRIENPLNSALKGKYKVTVLAKDSGSPALETTTQLEIFTIDTSYRVDLRFTSSADEIRKNIVPITSILAGATGATVHVLDILDQGVKQRVTAISTMSVYFVYQNGTAISPKDIIDVLQSDVQAFQELNKYGLVYVDSGSQKEPESQNVLIGVIAGLNGALIIVMAAMITALVCTSKSYKRKLKAVNALKSINSDKADNLQIGPVVPGTNKYTMECANPVLNLNIDSATDLGFDEESADRVSLNSLDNNDDLNLSEKDSMHLTIIEEEEEEEEEEFTEQPYIEPLDQALALRNKNKGSDETYSFTNPALDTTDL, from the exons TTTCTGGAAACTTTGCACCTGCTTTTTGTGCAAATATGACCTATATAGAGCTAAGAGAAGACTTGAATATAA gtcaacatgcTTTCTGGATATGTGCTGTCGATTATGAAAATGAAGCCTTAAAATACAGTATGACTGGACAAAATGCAAACTTCTTTAATGTAGCTGAAGAGACAGGggaagtaaaaataaaatcacccctAGACAGAGAGATACAG GCCAGATTTACTGTAATGCTGGGGGTTAAAGATTCCACCAATGACATA gTGACGAAGTCAATTACTATAATTCTAGTGGATGCAAATGATAATAGACCTATATTTATCAATGCCCCATACAATGAGGATGTCAACGAG AACGTAGCTGAAGGTACAGTCCTGTTTCAAGTTACTGCAACAGACGCAGACGAAAATTCTTTTGTGACATACTCTATTGACGAG GTTGTGCCAGACAATGCTGAAAATCATGATCTTTTTGTTATTGAGAGAAATGGAGATCTCAAGCTCAATGGCACATTAAACTACAACGACAAAAGCACCTACTATCAGCTAAAAATCAAAGCCACG GACAACGGTGGTCTACTCTATGGTCATTTTGTTTATCAAAGTAGCTTAGCCTATGGATTCATTAATGTTAAAGATGCCCCTGACAGGAACCCAGTCTTTTTAAACACACCCTATCAGACCTCCGTTGAAGAAAACACACCTGTT GGCCAGTCTGTGTTTACAGTGAAAGCCATTGATGGTGACAAAGGAATCAATGACCTAATCTTCTATTCCATTGACG CTAGCAATGTCGATGGAAAGTTTGCAATTAATACATTAACTGGACAAATATCAGTGAATGAAACTATTGACAGAGAACAGTTACTGGAGATCAATGCTGAAGTTGAACTGGTGGTTACA GCTACggagaaagaaaataacatagaTGGACAACCAGCAAAAACATCAACGACTGTGACAATCAGAATTACTGACCTCAACGACAACAAACCTGAGTTCTACAACTGCATGGGGGAATGTGATTACAACAGCGATAAGCAGGACAGCTTCACTGGTTACATAGAGGAGCATTCCTCCACAGGGGTGTCAGTGGCCAATCTGACCATTGTAGCCCGAGATCCAGATGAG GGAACTAATGCTAGGTTTGTATTGACCCTACAAGGACCAGATGCCAAAGCCTTCTCAGTAGCTCCGAAAAATGTCCTTGGAAGCAGCCAGGTGCAGATTCAGGTCTTGATCCCAAATGACGTTGACTATGAGAAACAACATACCATGAGTGTGGAG ATCGTTGCCAATGACACAGGAAGAGGGGCTGACTGCTGTTCTACTGCGTCCGTTACTATCCACCTCATTGACATGAATGACAACAGACCAACTTTTCAGAACGAAACCTACCAGCTGCAAGTGAAGGAAGAGAGTGCAGCGGgaacagtcatagcaaccatcaca gcTAGCGATCCTGACACCGAGGACAAAGACAAAATCACCTACAGACTTCTACCTGACAGCAT ATTAGAATTCTTTGCAGTTGGCGAAAAAACTGGGGTAATCACTGTCAAGACTTCAGGAAATCTGGACAGAGAAACACGCTTGGTTTACTTTGCCACTTTACAAGCAACCGACACTGCGAATAACATAGGAACCACCGTGCTGGAAATCAATCTCCTGGACATTAATGACCAGACCCCCAAAATGGTCAGGGACTCTTACATGGTCTTTGTTAAAGAAGGACCCGACGGGAAACTAGACCTTACAATCGAG GCTTTTGACAACGATGAACCAGGAACTAACAACAGTGTGGTTCGGTACAAGATAGAAGACAGTGAGTTCAGCAACAACTTCATCATCGATGAAGAGACAGGCGTGGTAACAATAAATGGGACTTTGGACAGAGAGGCCATAGAACCTTTGTTAAATGGAAAAATTCAGCTGACAGTGACGGCATATGATTGGGGACATCCGATTCTGTCTTCATCCGTTAACGTGACCATCAATGTAGAG GACATCAACGATAATAACCCAGTGTTCACCCAAACTGTGTATCAGGACTCTGTACGAGAGAGTGACAAAG GTGCTTATGTGGGGTTTGTGCAAGCCACGGATCAGGACCAGACAGAAATCCACAACCGTATCTCCTACCGGATAACTGACGGCAGCTTTGGCAACTTCATCATTCGCACTTTCCAAAGCAACGAGGGTTACAGGGGCAACGTCACAGTGGACCCCGACATTGAACTAGATTacgaaaaaaataagaaattcaCTCTGATCATCGAAGCCTCAGACCTCGGTCAGAATTCTGCCACGACCACCATGGAGGTGACCGTCCTGGATGTAAACGATGAGCGGCCGACCCTCGATGTCCAGTCTCTCACTGACGTGAACGTGAAGGAGAACAGATCCACGAGCGGGGTGGTCAGAAACATAACCGGGACTGATGCTGACACCAATCACTCTCTGGTTTATGAGCTTCTGGAAGTGACCTGTGAATGTAACAAAGACGTTCCTGAAAGCGAGTGCCTGGACTGGTTTTGGCTGAGTCCAGACGGCTCAGTGACAGTGAACGACAGCTCTGAGATCGATTATGAGGCCTGTCATTATGTCAAGATGGAAGTACAAGTGGTCGATACGTTTACAGAGAAAGGCCAAAATCACAGCACTTCAG GAATATTGATAATCAACATTGTTGACATCAACGACAACCCTCCAGAATTCATTTCAAACGAGAAGTTGTTTG TGGTGGTCCCAGAAGTTGATGGCAAAGATACTGAAGTGGCAACTGTGTct GCCAGCGACCGTGATTCTGGACAAAATAAAGTTATAACATTTGCAGTTCAACAAGTTGAGTTTATCACATCTGATGGCTCCACTACGACCCTGTCAGGCATCTTCAAAGTAGAGACTACAGTAGAAAATGGCTTCTATAAGGGAATTATAAG GATTGAAAATCCCCTTAACAGTGCATTGAAAGGAAAGTACAAGGTAACAGTCCTGGCTAAAGACTCTGGAAGCCCAGCCTTGGAAACCACAACGCAGCTTGAA atcTTTACAATTGACACAAGTTACCGTGTTGACCTCCGATTTACATCGTCTGCTGATGAAATCAGGAAGAACATCGTTCCCATCACCAG CATTTTGGCTGGAGCCACCGGTGCAACAGTGCACGTTTTAGACATCCTAGACCAGGGAGTTAAACAAAG AGTCACAGCGATTTCCACCATGAGTGTATACTTTGTGTACCAAAATGGAACGGCGATTAGTCCCAAAGACATTATCGA TGTTCTTCAGAGTGACGTTCAAGCGTTTCAGGAGCTTAACAAATACGGCCTTGTGTATGTT GACTCGGGGTCGCAGAAGGAGCCTGAGAGTCAGAATGTGCTCATTGGTGTGATAGCCGGCTTAAATGGGGCTCTGATTATTGTGATGGCTGCCATGATAACTGCTCTGGTTTGCACCAGTAAAAG CTACAAAAGAAAACTGAAGGCTGTCAATGCACTGAAGTCAATTAACTCAGACAAGGCAGACAACCTTCAGATTGGACCTGTGGTTCCCGGGACTAACAAGTACACCATGGAATG TGCTAACCCTGTGTTGAATTTGAATATTGACTCTGCCACTGACCTGGGTTTTGATGAAGAGAGCGCTGATCGAGTGAG cctGAACTCACTGGACAACAATGATGATCTGAACCTATCAGAAAAAGACTCAATGCATTTGACg ATTattgaagaggaggaggaggaggaggaggaggagttcaCTGAGCAGCCGTATATCGAGCCCCTAGATCAAGCACTAGCTCTGCGCAACAAGAACAAGGGAAGCGACGAGACCTATTCCTTCACTAACCCTGCCCTCGACACCACCGATCTCTAA
- the LOC117964562 gene encoding cadherin-related family member 2-like isoform X2, whose protein sequence is MTYIELREDLNISQHAFWICAVDYENEALKYSMTGQNANFFNVAEETGEVKIKSPLDREIQARFTVMLGVKDSTNDIVTKSITIILVDANDNRPIFINAPYNEDVNENVAEGTVLFQVTATDADENSFVTYSIDEVVPDNAENHDLFVIERNGDLKLNGTLNYNDKSTYYQLKIKATDNGGLLYGHFVYQSSLAYGFINVKDAPDRNPVFLNTPYQTSVEENTPVGQSVFTVKAIDGDKGINDLIFYSIDASNVDGKFAINTLTGQISVNETIDREQLLEINAEVELVVTATEKENNIDGQPAKTSTTVTIRITDLNDNKPEFYNCMGECDYNSDKQDSFTGYIEEHSSTGVSVANLTIVARDPDEGTNARFVLTLQGPDAKAFSVAPKNVLGSSQVQIQVLIPNDVDYEKQHTMSVEIVANDTGRGADCCSTASVTIHLIDMNDNRPTFQNETYQLQVKEESAAGTVIATITASDPDTEDKDKITYRLLPDSILEFFAVGEKTGVITVKTSGNLDRETRLVYFATLQATDTANNIGTTVLEINLLDINDQTPKMVRDSYMVFVKEGPDGKLDLTIEAFDNDEPGTNNSVVRYKIEDSEFSNNFIIDEETGVVTINGTLDREAIEPLLNGKIQLTVTAYDWGHPILSSSVNVTINVEDINDNNPVFTQTVYQDSVRESDKGAYVGFVQATDQDQTEIHNRISYRITDGSFGNFIIRTFQSNEGYRGNVTVDPDIELDYEKNKKFTLIIEASDLGQNSATTTMEVTVLDVNDERPTLDVQSLTDVNVKENRSTSGVVRNITGTDADTNHSLVYELLEVTCECNKDVPESECLDWFWLSPDGSVTVNDSSEIDYEACHYVKMEVQVVDTFTEKGQNHSTSGILIINIVDINDNPPEFISNEKLFVVVPEVDGKDTEVATVSASDRDSGQNKVITFAVQQVEFITSDGSTTTLSGIFKVETTVENGFYKGIIRIENPLNSALKGKYKVTVLAKDSGSPALETTTQLEIFTIDTSYRVDLRFTSSADEIRKNIVPITSILAGATGATVHVLDILDQGVKQRVTAISTMSVYFVYQNGTAISPKDIIDVLQSDVQAFQELNKYGLVYVDSGSQKEPESQNVLIGVIAGLNGALIIVMAAMITALVCTSKSYKRKLKAVNALKSINSDKADNLQIGPVVPGTNKYTMECANPVLNLNIDSATDLGFDEESADRVSLNSLDNNDDLNLSEKDSMHLTIIEEEEEEEEEEFTEQPYIEPLDQALALRNKNKGSDETYSFTNPALDTTDL, encoded by the exons ATGACCTATATAGAGCTAAGAGAAGACTTGAATATAA gtcaacatgcTTTCTGGATATGTGCTGTCGATTATGAAAATGAAGCCTTAAAATACAGTATGACTGGACAAAATGCAAACTTCTTTAATGTAGCTGAAGAGACAGGggaagtaaaaataaaatcacccctAGACAGAGAGATACAG GCCAGATTTACTGTAATGCTGGGGGTTAAAGATTCCACCAATGACATA gTGACGAAGTCAATTACTATAATTCTAGTGGATGCAAATGATAATAGACCTATATTTATCAATGCCCCATACAATGAGGATGTCAACGAG AACGTAGCTGAAGGTACAGTCCTGTTTCAAGTTACTGCAACAGACGCAGACGAAAATTCTTTTGTGACATACTCTATTGACGAG GTTGTGCCAGACAATGCTGAAAATCATGATCTTTTTGTTATTGAGAGAAATGGAGATCTCAAGCTCAATGGCACATTAAACTACAACGACAAAAGCACCTACTATCAGCTAAAAATCAAAGCCACG GACAACGGTGGTCTACTCTATGGTCATTTTGTTTATCAAAGTAGCTTAGCCTATGGATTCATTAATGTTAAAGATGCCCCTGACAGGAACCCAGTCTTTTTAAACACACCCTATCAGACCTCCGTTGAAGAAAACACACCTGTT GGCCAGTCTGTGTTTACAGTGAAAGCCATTGATGGTGACAAAGGAATCAATGACCTAATCTTCTATTCCATTGACG CTAGCAATGTCGATGGAAAGTTTGCAATTAATACATTAACTGGACAAATATCAGTGAATGAAACTATTGACAGAGAACAGTTACTGGAGATCAATGCTGAAGTTGAACTGGTGGTTACA GCTACggagaaagaaaataacatagaTGGACAACCAGCAAAAACATCAACGACTGTGACAATCAGAATTACTGACCTCAACGACAACAAACCTGAGTTCTACAACTGCATGGGGGAATGTGATTACAACAGCGATAAGCAGGACAGCTTCACTGGTTACATAGAGGAGCATTCCTCCACAGGGGTGTCAGTGGCCAATCTGACCATTGTAGCCCGAGATCCAGATGAG GGAACTAATGCTAGGTTTGTATTGACCCTACAAGGACCAGATGCCAAAGCCTTCTCAGTAGCTCCGAAAAATGTCCTTGGAAGCAGCCAGGTGCAGATTCAGGTCTTGATCCCAAATGACGTTGACTATGAGAAACAACATACCATGAGTGTGGAG ATCGTTGCCAATGACACAGGAAGAGGGGCTGACTGCTGTTCTACTGCGTCCGTTACTATCCACCTCATTGACATGAATGACAACAGACCAACTTTTCAGAACGAAACCTACCAGCTGCAAGTGAAGGAAGAGAGTGCAGCGGgaacagtcatagcaaccatcaca gcTAGCGATCCTGACACCGAGGACAAAGACAAAATCACCTACAGACTTCTACCTGACAGCAT ATTAGAATTCTTTGCAGTTGGCGAAAAAACTGGGGTAATCACTGTCAAGACTTCAGGAAATCTGGACAGAGAAACACGCTTGGTTTACTTTGCCACTTTACAAGCAACCGACACTGCGAATAACATAGGAACCACCGTGCTGGAAATCAATCTCCTGGACATTAATGACCAGACCCCCAAAATGGTCAGGGACTCTTACATGGTCTTTGTTAAAGAAGGACCCGACGGGAAACTAGACCTTACAATCGAG GCTTTTGACAACGATGAACCAGGAACTAACAACAGTGTGGTTCGGTACAAGATAGAAGACAGTGAGTTCAGCAACAACTTCATCATCGATGAAGAGACAGGCGTGGTAACAATAAATGGGACTTTGGACAGAGAGGCCATAGAACCTTTGTTAAATGGAAAAATTCAGCTGACAGTGACGGCATATGATTGGGGACATCCGATTCTGTCTTCATCCGTTAACGTGACCATCAATGTAGAG GACATCAACGATAATAACCCAGTGTTCACCCAAACTGTGTATCAGGACTCTGTACGAGAGAGTGACAAAG GTGCTTATGTGGGGTTTGTGCAAGCCACGGATCAGGACCAGACAGAAATCCACAACCGTATCTCCTACCGGATAACTGACGGCAGCTTTGGCAACTTCATCATTCGCACTTTCCAAAGCAACGAGGGTTACAGGGGCAACGTCACAGTGGACCCCGACATTGAACTAGATTacgaaaaaaataagaaattcaCTCTGATCATCGAAGCCTCAGACCTCGGTCAGAATTCTGCCACGACCACCATGGAGGTGACCGTCCTGGATGTAAACGATGAGCGGCCGACCCTCGATGTCCAGTCTCTCACTGACGTGAACGTGAAGGAGAACAGATCCACGAGCGGGGTGGTCAGAAACATAACCGGGACTGATGCTGACACCAATCACTCTCTGGTTTATGAGCTTCTGGAAGTGACCTGTGAATGTAACAAAGACGTTCCTGAAAGCGAGTGCCTGGACTGGTTTTGGCTGAGTCCAGACGGCTCAGTGACAGTGAACGACAGCTCTGAGATCGATTATGAGGCCTGTCATTATGTCAAGATGGAAGTACAAGTGGTCGATACGTTTACAGAGAAAGGCCAAAATCACAGCACTTCAG GAATATTGATAATCAACATTGTTGACATCAACGACAACCCTCCAGAATTCATTTCAAACGAGAAGTTGTTTG TGGTGGTCCCAGAAGTTGATGGCAAAGATACTGAAGTGGCAACTGTGTct GCCAGCGACCGTGATTCTGGACAAAATAAAGTTATAACATTTGCAGTTCAACAAGTTGAGTTTATCACATCTGATGGCTCCACTACGACCCTGTCAGGCATCTTCAAAGTAGAGACTACAGTAGAAAATGGCTTCTATAAGGGAATTATAAG GATTGAAAATCCCCTTAACAGTGCATTGAAAGGAAAGTACAAGGTAACAGTCCTGGCTAAAGACTCTGGAAGCCCAGCCTTGGAAACCACAACGCAGCTTGAA atcTTTACAATTGACACAAGTTACCGTGTTGACCTCCGATTTACATCGTCTGCTGATGAAATCAGGAAGAACATCGTTCCCATCACCAG CATTTTGGCTGGAGCCACCGGTGCAACAGTGCACGTTTTAGACATCCTAGACCAGGGAGTTAAACAAAG AGTCACAGCGATTTCCACCATGAGTGTATACTTTGTGTACCAAAATGGAACGGCGATTAGTCCCAAAGACATTATCGA TGTTCTTCAGAGTGACGTTCAAGCGTTTCAGGAGCTTAACAAATACGGCCTTGTGTATGTT GACTCGGGGTCGCAGAAGGAGCCTGAGAGTCAGAATGTGCTCATTGGTGTGATAGCCGGCTTAAATGGGGCTCTGATTATTGTGATGGCTGCCATGATAACTGCTCTGGTTTGCACCAGTAAAAG CTACAAAAGAAAACTGAAGGCTGTCAATGCACTGAAGTCAATTAACTCAGACAAGGCAGACAACCTTCAGATTGGACCTGTGGTTCCCGGGACTAACAAGTACACCATGGAATG TGCTAACCCTGTGTTGAATTTGAATATTGACTCTGCCACTGACCTGGGTTTTGATGAAGAGAGCGCTGATCGAGTGAG cctGAACTCACTGGACAACAATGATGATCTGAACCTATCAGAAAAAGACTCAATGCATTTGACg ATTattgaagaggaggaggaggaggaggaggaggagttcaCTGAGCAGCCGTATATCGAGCCCCTAGATCAAGCACTAGCTCTGCGCAACAAGAACAAGGGAAGCGACGAGACCTATTCCTTCACTAACCCTGCCCTCGACACCACCGATCTCTAA
- the LOC117973644 gene encoding G protein-regulated inducer of neurite outgrowth 1-like codes for MGSVKDSSVSSQIQISPGPVMEDSIAAEPGSNPPCHGQQECASCEATSSCGPPQSDVCSTSCYQDAKSCCQPETTVKRPICPGETSNVSKEQCEYLPPGGPSAALCVNAEPEPLLKDISVKVVTVTDVLNIESDCSVASGNQGAVMGTLNRFSDVDTNQDCDRVTADNQTEKQGMGVSATLRQDLNLKVSDHEPRESIKDEVIQETSLSQPCKVEKPSLDTSGDLVQLKGSSNDLLDDSKVITNTGAIKSKDLSLKEATNQSDFRAEKPNRDSSLHEDKQKSSMESTADPGLQETSKGDTQVKEIKEVPSPNKKVYQFHQEKLVKHPQPTGNRETQEPPTVVSGPASNAYTETRDQNMKQSGELTITSHATLEVCGTIQETTKPLQVETHDQKNALCNGGQKELRQSERKQREESHGLGETRTKLTLHVEAAKDSSGEAVGPCLSQNIPGVHAEIQVSLGVPCRSAATSPMTPPEGSDSFFFPVGKAGLGEAKPAKKDAELQVGMQVESRSVATAPMTPGRKSPQASYPEIHIKGVTEDDQPEPVREVRWDEKGMTWEVYGASMEVEVLGMAIQKHLEKQIEEHGKQPPPQSLPSAQPPPTNPELNRASSVKGALKKAAGVEKKRRQRNPFRAVLQNLRRPQCCSRANTIE; via the coding sequence ATGGGAAGTGTCAAGGACTCCAGTGTTAGCTCTCAGATACAGATCAGCCCTGGACCGGTGATGGAGGACTCCATAGCGGCTGAGCCTGGAAGCAACCCCCCCTGCCACGGCCAGCAAGAGTGTGCGAGCTGTGAAGCTACCTCAAGCTGTGGTCCCCCTCAATCCGACGTCTGTTCCACAAGCTGCTACCAAGATGCCAAGAGCTGCTGCCAGCCAGAAACGACTGTGAAGAGGCCCATCTGCCCAGGAGAGACTTCTAATGTGAGCAAGGAGCAGTGTGAGTATTTACCTCCTGGAGGACCCAGTGCAGCACTCTGTGTTAACGCAGAGCCTGAACCACTATTGAAAGACATATCAGTTAAGGTGGTAACAGTGACAGATGTTCTTAATATTGAGAGTGATTGTTCAGTGGCGTCAGGCAATCAGGGAGCAGTGATGGGTACTTTGAACCGGTTCAGTGATGTGGATACTAACCAAGACTGTGACAGAGTGACGGCAGACAATCAAACGGAAAAGCAGGGGATGGGAGTGAGTGCAACCCTTCGTCAGGATCTCAACCTGAAAGTGTCCGATCATGAACCTAGAGAGTCAATCAAGGATGAAGTAATTCAAGAGACATCACTGTCACAACCCTGCAAGGTGGAGAAGCCGTCTTTAGATACATCTGGAGATCTTGTTCAACTGAAGGGGTCTTCTAATGACTTGCTAGATGATTCCAAAGTCATTACAAACACAGGAGCAATAAAAAGCAAAGATTTAAGCCTCAAAGAGGCTACCAATCAGTCAGATTTCAGGGCTGAAAAGCCTAACCGGGATTCCTCATTGCATGAAGACAAACAGAAATCTAGCATGGAATCTACAGCTGATCCAGGCTTACAAGAAACCAGTAAAGGAGAtacacaggtaaaagaaataaagGAGGTGCCATCTCCAAACAAGAAGGTCTATCAGTTCCATCAGGAGAAGCTTGTGAAACACCCCCAGCCCACAGGCAACCGTGAAACCCAAGAGCCACCTACTGTGGTTTCAGGTCCTGCAAGTAATGCATATACTGAGACTAGAGACCAAAACATGAAGCAATCTGGAGAGTTGACAATAACATCACATGCTACTTTGGAGGTCTGCGGCACCATTCAAGAAACTACCAAGCCCTTACAAGTAGAAACACATGATCAAAAAAACGCTTTGTGTAACGGAGGACAAAAGGAGCTCCGGCAATCAGAAAGGAAGCAAAGAGAAGAATCGCATGGCCTGGGTGAGACTAGAACGAAGCTCACGCTCCACGTGGAGGCAGCGAAGGATAGCAGCGGTGAAGCGGTGGGTCCGTGCCTCTCACAGAACATTCCTGGTGTTCACGCTGAGATTCAGGTCAGCCTGGGGGTGCCCTGCAGGTCAGCAGCAACCAGCCCTATGACACCGCCCGAGGGGTCTGACAGTTTCTTTTTCCCTGTGGGGAAGGCTgggcttggggaggctaagcctgCCAAGAAGGACGCAGAGCTGCAGGTGGGCATGCAAGTGGAGTCCAGGTCAGTTGCCACTGCGCCCATGACCCCAGGTAGGAAGTCTCCCCAGGCTTCGTACCCTGAGATTCACATCAAGGGGGTGACGGAGGATGACCAGCCTGAGCCAGTGCGGGAGGTCAGGTGGGACGAGAAGGGGATGACCTGGGAAGTGTACGGGGCCTCCATGGAGGTAGAGGTGCTGGGGATGGCCATCCAGAAGCATTTGGAAAAACAGATTGAGGAACACGGGAAACAACCTCCGCCACAGTCCCTTCCATCGGCACAGCCGCCACCCACAAACCCAGAGCTCAACAGAGCAAGCTCAGTCAAAGGTGCGCTGAAGAAAGCTGCGGGGGTGGAGAAGAAGAGACGGCAGAGGAATCCCTTTCGAGCGGTCCTGCAGAATCTCCGCCGACCGCAGTGCTGCTCGCGGGCAAACACCATTGAGTGA